In Haladaptatus cibarius D43, the sequence CCACACATCCGGGACAAGTTGAGCGGACAGGCGATTACGCAGGGACAGGCGATTCCGTTCGGTTTCGGCCTGATGGGAATGGGTTCCGGCCAATCCATCCCGCTCAAAGTCGCCAGCACCGACCCCGAGGGAACCGTCGTCGTGACGGACTCCACCGAAATCCAAATTAGCGAACGCCCTGCCGAAGAAATCGCGGCCGGAGCAGGCGGTGGCGGTGGACAGGCGCGACCCGACGTGACCTACGAGGACATCGGCGGCTTGGAGCGCGAACTCGAACAGGTTCGGGAGATGATAGAACTACCGATGCGACACCCAGAACTGTTCAGTCGCCTCGGCATCGACCCGCCGAAAGGTGTGTTGCTCCACGGGCCGCCCGGAACCGGGAAAACCCTGATGGCGAAGGCCGTCGCCAACGAAATCGACGCCTACTTCCGAACCATCTCGGGGCCGGAAATCATGTCGAAATACTACGGCGAGTCCGAAGAGCAACTAAGAGAGGTGTTCGAGGAGGCAGAACAGAACTCCCCGGCCATCATCTTCATCGACGAAATCGACTCCATCGCGCCGAAACGCGAGGAGGCAGGCGGCGACGTGGAACGCCGTGTCGTCGCGCAACTCCTGTCGCTGATGGACGGACTCGAAGAACGCGGTGAAGTGACGGTTATCGCCGCCACGAACCGCGTGGATGCGGTTGACCCCGCGCTCCGCCGTGGCGGTCGGTTCGACCGCGAAATTGAAATCGGCGTGCCAGACCGCGACGGTCGCCTCGAAATCATGCAGGTTCACACGCGCGGGATGCCCCTCGCGGACAGCATCGATTTGGAGGAGTACGCCGACAACACCCACGGGTTCGTCGGTGCCGACCTCGAATCGCTCGCTCGCGAATCCGCAATGAACGCGCTCCGCCGCGTCCGCCCCGAACTCGACCTCGATTCGGAGGAAATTCCAGCCGACGTGTTGGAGGCACTGAAGGTCACGGAACGAGACTTCAAGGAAGCGCTGAAAGGTATCGAACCCTCGGCGCTCCGCGAGGTCTTTGTGGAAGTGCCCGACGTGTCGTGGCAGGACGTGGGCGGTTTGGAGGACACGAAAGAACGCCTCCGCGAAACCATCCAGTGGCCGCTCGACTACCCCGAGGTGTTCGAATCACTGGACATGCAGGCCGCGAAAGGCGTCCTGATGTACGGGCCGCCCGGAACCGGGAAAACGCTCATGGCGAAAGCCGTCGCCAACGAAAGCGACAGCAACTTCATCTCGATTAAAGGCCCCGAACTGCTGTCGAAGTGGGTCGGCGAGTCCGAGAAGGGCGTCCGAGAAGTGTTCAGCAAAGCCCGCGAGAACGCCCCGACCGTGGTGTTCTTCGATGAAATCGACTCCATCGCCACGGAGCGCGGCCGCGACGGCGGCGGTGGCTCACAGGTCAGCGAACGCGTCGTCTCGCAGATGCTGACCGAACTCGACGGCCTCGAAGAACTCGAAGACGTGGTGGTCATCGCCACCTCGAACCGCCCCGACCTCATCGACTCGGCGCTCCTGCGTCCGGGTCGCCTCGACAGACACGTCCACGTGCCCGTCCCTGACGAGGATGCGCGCCTGGCCATCTTCGAGGTTCACACCCGGAACAAGCCGCTGGCCGACGACGTTGACTTGGACTCGCTGGCGCGGAAAACCGACGGCTACGTCGGTGCCGACATCGAGGCCGTCTGCCGGGAAGCGGCGATGGCCGCGAGCAGAGAGTTCATCCAGAGCGTCTCGCCCGAGGACATCGGCGAAAGCGTCGGCAACGTCCGCATCACCGCCGACCACTTCGAGAACGCGCTGGACGAGGTGACGCCGAGCGTCACCGAGGAAACCAAGGAACGCTACGAGGAAATCGAAGAACGGTTCGACAGCGCCGAACCCGAGACGGAAGAGCAGTTGGGTCGCACCTTCCAATAGCACCTTTTGCTGTGTGAGCGCGGCAACGCCGCGCTCACTGGCAAAATCTGCACCAAAAGCCTCCTCCTTCCCCACGGTCAGTCGTCGCCCCGGAAAATCGCAGATTTTCCGGTGAATAAACTGGCCCTCGGCGGTTGCGTCGATTGCTGTTTTGATAGCTTGTGCAGAGGGCCGTTTTGGTAGTTCGTGGAGACTGCTGTTTTTGATAGTCAGTAAAAATGCTGTTTTTCGCGGTTGTGTCACTAGCCTACCGCTTTCCCGTCGCTTCGCGCCGGAATCGCTGGCGACAGTTCGGTTGTCACGCCCCCGGAACAAGGTTCGTCACGCCTGCGGTTTCGAAGACCATCCAGACCAAAAACAGTCCGTAGACGCCGAGCAGGCCCCACGATTCGTTCTTTGTGAGCGTGAGTTCCGTTCGAAGGAAGCCGAACACGACGACGGTTGCGAGGGTGAGAAAGCCCATCATCGGCACCGTCACCGCGAAGTCGATGTCTGCGGAACCGGCGATGAGCACGCCCGCCGGAACCGCCACGAGGAGGTCGAAAACGTTGCTTCCGAACACGTTTGCGAGACTCGTCACGCCGTTGCTTTCGCGGGCGGCACGAACGCTGACCAGCGTGTCGGGGAGACTGGTTCCGGCGGCGATGACCGTCAAACCCCAAATGAAGTTCGGGGTGTTGAACAGTTCCCCGAAGCCGAGGGCGGCCTCAACGAGTCCTTCGACTGCCACGGCGATGAGAATCAGACTGGCGAGCAGCATGAGCCATTCGCGGGCGGGATTGATATCCTCGGGCGCGTCCTCGGCGTCGTGGTCTTGGGTGTCCTGATACTGCGTGAAGACGTAGACCCCGTAGAAGGCAATCGGGATGAGCGCGAGTTGCCACGTCACTGTCCCACCGAGTCGCATATCCGCGACTGGGTAGTAGATGACCGCCATTGCGAAGGTGATGATGAGCACCGAAACGGCAATCATGTAGAACTGCGCCTCCTTGTAGACGACCGAGCGGTCGGCTTTCACGCCGTCCGAGAAGATGCCCGACAGTGCTGGAATGACGAGCAGGTTGAAGATTGCCGACCCGACGATGGCGCTCACCCCCAAATCGAACGTTCCGTGACGCCACGTCGAGATGACGACGCTCGCCAATTCCGGGAAACTCGACCCGATTGCGACGACGATAGCACCCTGCACGATTGCGGGCAGGCCGTAATAGGCCGATAATCGCTTGCTCGACTGTTCGAGCCAACTGCTTGCCTTCCAGATGGCGACCGTAGCGATGACAGCGAGGATGGAGTACTCTGCGACTTCGACGAGCATTCGGCTGGACGTTTACAGTGTCGCACGATAAAACGGGGCTGTCTCGTTCTTTCTCAGAATTTTTACAGGTCGTCCGAAAAGAACTTGTCATGTCCTCCCAATCGAGGCCGCTTGAGTACGCTGACGTGGTCGCGTTCGTCGTCGCTCTCGCTGGCTTCACCGTCCACGGTTGGGTGCGCTCCGACGGTGTTTACGACACCGGAACGACGATGCTCGGTGCGTTTGGCCTCGTCGTAACTGTCGTCCTCACGATACAAGTCTGGCTTCGATAGGACGCTTCGACGGGACTGCTACTCCAACTTTTCGGCAGCGTCGCGCTCGATAAGCGGCCCGGCGTTTTCCGCGGGAAGCGTCACCACGTCTTCGGTTGCGAGGTCGTACTCGCGCTCGTCCACGCCGAGGATTTCGCCGATGTCGCGGGTGATTCGAACCGTAGTTCGTTCGTCGGAGAGCGACGGTTCCGAGTCGTCCGCCGCCGCTTCGCTTTCCTCGGCACTCGTCTCGCTTTCCGGCCCGTCCGGGGTTTCGGTCGAGGACGCAGTTCCGGCAGAAGCGGCGTCCTCGGAATCACCCGCGATTGCCGCCGCTTCCGCAGACGGTCGGTGGTCGTCGGATGCGGAGTTCGGTTCGGAACCGGTCGTTTCCGTTTTCGATGATTCCGTTCCCGGACTTGTCTCCGCCGTCCGCGATTCGGCCGACTCCGCTCCGGTCGGAGTGGAGTTGGCGTGTTCCGTTCCAGTTGGCTCGGAACTCATCGTTTCGGTCGGACTGCTATCGGACTGGTTCGGTTCCTCACCGGACAACACGTCGAGGACGGTCGATTTGTTGGATTCGATTCGTTCCACGAGGTCGGAAAATAGTTCCTGTTCCTCGTTCGTCAGCCCCTCTTCGTCCGCCGGAATCCCGGCGGCGGAGAGGCTCGCGCGCTTGACGACTTTGCCGACGCGTCGTTCGTATATCGCTTCGACGACATCCTCTGCTGTCTGGATTTCGTCGGTCAGTCGGTTGACTTCGCTCGAATCGAACGGGTTGTCCGCTCGCTCCGCGGCTCGCTCGCGTTCGTCGCGCAAACTCCCGATGTAGCTCCCCACGTCCTCGTAGAAGGATTCGCGCAGATGCTGTAGGCTATCCTTCGAGCGCTCCTTGCTCTGGACACTGCGGAGTTCGTCGAGATTCATTCTTTCCCTTTTTCTGCCCGGCCACGGGCCATGAGAAAGTTGGCCACGTATTCCGGAGTTGATACATCTCCCGCCGGAAGCCTAAAGCTTTCGCCAGCGAGTTCGACCTGTGCTGTTTCGTCCAGTTCAATCGTCACGTCGTGTCGCGTGAACGTCTCGGGAACCGCATCCCGAAGCGGGTCGAAGTCGGCCAGTTCGTCGTGCGGAATCCGTGTGACTTCCAAACTGCTTCCGCCGTGGAGACTGCCGGGAAGGCGGATGAGTCGATGCGTGTCCGTCGTCACGGGTTCGTCCACCGCGGCGGTTTCGGATTCGAACACGTCCGCTGCGAGAATCTTCGCTAAACCGTAAAACGCCGGATGTACGTCCACGTTGCCGCGCTTGATTTCCGCGTGGTTGTTTTTCGCGGCTTTGTACGCGCCCGCCGCCTTCCCCGCGCCGATGCCGTCGAACTCTTGGAGGCGTTCGAGCGCGTTCTCCTCGTCCATCGCCAGCAGTTCGTCCACGAACGAACAGAGGTGGTCGTGAACCCGCCCGCCCCACCCGCTGTCGGTCGGAAGCGTGCGCTTTTGCGTCGGATTTTTGAGGCCGATTCCGGCGACCGCTTCGGATTGGATGAGCGACTCGAAATCCGCGTCCGCCGCCCGAATGTAGTCTACGATTTCGCGGCGTGCCTCGCGGTCTAATTCGAGAACGCCCTCGTCCCGAACGTGAACGTGGTAGCCTCGACCACCTGAAAAGACGACCGTCATATCCTCGAAGCCGAAATCCCGGTCGAGCAAATCGATCAAGTCTACTAGTTCCTCTTTCCCTCGCGCCAGCATCTCGGCGTAGGGTGTCTCGGGAGTGACGCCGGGCAGGTGGTCTGCGTCCAAATCGAACACGAGGTCTGCGCTTCGCCAGCCCTTCCCGTCCATCGTTCCCGCACCGGGATTTCTGTACTGTCCGGTGGAGAAATACACGTGGCGCGGACGCTCGCGTTCGAGGAACCCGCGAAGGGTTCCGAGGTCGAGCAGCGAGTTGTGGCGAACCATCGTCGTTCCCGTCCCGGACGTCCACGGAATGTAGCCCCACTCGCGCTCGTCCGCGGCGGGCGGGAGTTCCGGTTTTACCGTCCGGTAGTGGTCGCGGAACCGTCCCCGAAGATACGCTCGCGTCCGCGCTTCCATCGTCAGTGGCAAAAACACCGAGTGGTTAAAGCGTTGTTTCTTCGCTTCAAGCAGCCGTTTCGATTTGGAAATCGAGATGCTGCGGGAGAGTGGCGGATTTTGGACAAATTCCGAGATAGCTCTGCTGGCGAAATTCGGTCGACCCGAGAACGTGGAGTAATGCGACGTTACTCGCAGATGTGAGAAAACGAATCCAAAAGTGAAACCACAGACGGAAGCTGTCCGGAAAAACGAAACCGCAGTCGTCCGGTTTTATCCGCGCATGAAGTCAGAAAGACGCTTCGTGATGCTCTCTTCTTCGCCCAGTCGGAGGTAGAACGCGTCACCGCCGTCTTCGTAATAGTTGTCGATTCGGCGTTCGACGGAAAAGCCGAGATGCCGGTAGAAGTCGAGTGCGTTCTGGTTCGTACTCCGCGCGTGGCAGGTGACGGTCGCGTGGTTTTTCGCAACCCGTGCGACCAATCGCTGGCCGAAGCCCTCGCCGCGGAAGTCGGGATTGACCGCGAGAAAGAGGATGTAGCCGTCCCGGCGCACCGCCGCAAATCCAACGATTTGTTCGCCCCCCTCGCCGTCGGTGAGGTAGCAGTAGACGGTCGACCGGCGGTATGCGTCGGTAAAGAACCCTCGCCGTTGTTTCAGCACGTCCTCGCTCTGCCGGATTTTCTCCTTCAACTGCCACGCCTCCTCGACGTAGCGGTTGTCGCCCGGCGAGACGACGCGCGTGTCAATGTTTACACTCACTGAGAGTGAGTAGCAGACAGGTGAATATAATTCCACCGGCATCGCTCGCGGTTTCCAGACTCCGTTTGGCAAGCCTGATACCCACAGCGACCGAGATTTCACCAATGACCTACGCGCTCCGCGAGCATACCGCCGACGTTGCGGTCGAAGCCACGGGAAAATCCCTTTCCGCCGTTTTCGCCGCCGTCGCCGACGGACTGGCCGCCGCGATGTGCGACGACATACCCGATGCAGGCGAGCGATTCGACATCGAAGTGAGCGCCGAAAATCGGGAGGCATTGCTGTTCGATTATCTTGACGAACTTATCTACGAACGCGATGTTCGGGCCGTCCTCCCGGTGGAAAACGAGGCGAGCGTCCACGACGCCAACGGCGAGTGGACGCTCGCGGGAAGCGCGCGAGGTGTGCCCCTCTCTGGACTCGGGGCACGCGAAATCAAAGCCGTGACGTACTCCGAGATGGCAATCGAGGAAACGGCAGATGGATGGCGCGCCTACGTCGTTTTCGACGTGTAAACCACTCACGTCGTTTTCGATGTCTGATTTATTTTCCTTCCTGCGGGGACGGTAACCGCCAACCGAACCCCGAAACGTCTTCGGGGTTCGGGCATCTACCTTCGAGTATGAACACGTACACCGCGGGAGACATCACGCTCGAACAGGTTCGAGAGTACGTCTGGGAAATCCCGCAAGAAGGGGACATGGGGACGCCAGCGCGGGTGTTCGCCAGCGAAGAGCTACTGGAACAAATCGCGGACGACAAGACGTTAGAACAGTTGAAAAACACGACCCACCTACCGGGCGTCCAGAAGTACGCCCTCTGCATGCCGGACGGCCATCAGGGGTACGGGTTCCCCGTCGGTGGGGTCGCCGGAATCGACGCCGAAAACGGCTGTATTTCGCCGGGCGCGGTCGGCTACGACATCAACTGCGGGGTTCGGATGATGCGGACGAACCTCACCTACGACGATTTGCACGGAAAAGAAGAGGAACTCGTGGACGCCCTCTTCGCCAACATCCCGTCGGGACTCGGCGGCGGCGGCGTCGTGGAAGGCGACATCGACGCCGTCAACGACGTTCTCGACCGGGGGATGGCGTGGGCGCTGGACGAAGGCTACGCGACGGAAGCTGATTTGGCTCACTGCGAGGATGAAGGAGTCCGACAGGAAAGCGACCCCGCTGCCATCTCACAGAAGGCGAAAGACCGCGGCAAAAACCAGTTGGGAAGCCTCGGCAGTGGCAACCACTTCCTCGAAGTCCAGCGCGTGACCGACGTGTTCCGCGAGGATGTCGCCGAGGCCTACAGCCTCTCGGAAGACCAAATCGTCGTCCTCATCCACTGTGGTAGTCGGGGATTGGGCCATCAGGTCTGTAACGACTACCTGCGGAAAATCGAGAAAACCCACTCGGGCCTGCTATCGAAACTCCCGGACAAGGAACTCGCCGCGGCCCCTGCGGGAAGCCAACTCGCAGAGGAGTACTATCAGGCGATGGGCGCGGCAATCAACTTCGCGTGGGTGAACCGCCAACTCATCATGCACCGAACGCGGCAGGTCTTTTCGCGCGTGTTCGGCCAGTCGTGGGAGGCCATGGAGATGGAACTGCTGTACGACGTGGCCCACAACATTGCGAAAAAGGAAACCCACGACGTGAACGGCGAGGAAAAAGAACTGTTCGTTCACCGAAAAGGTGCAACACGCGCATTCCCGGCAGGCCATCCCGAGGTGCCCGGCGCATACATCGACGTGGGGCAACCAATCATCATCCCCGGAAGCATGGGCGCGGGAAGCTACGTCCTCTGTGGCGGCGAGGAGTCCATGAACCTCAGTTTCGGTTCGACTGCCCATGGAGCAGGCCGGGTGATGAGTCGGACGCAGGCGAAAAAGGATTACTGGGGCGGCGACGTGCAGGACGAACTGGAACAAGAACACATCTACGTCAAAGCCCAAAGCGGCGCGACAGTCGCGGAGGAAGCGCCGGGCGTCTACAAGGACGTGGACGAGGTCGTGAAAGTATCCGACGCGCTCGGAATCGGCGACAAGGTGGTTCGGACGTATCCCGTCTGCAACATCAAGGGGTAGATGAAGAGATAGGTAAAACACTTCTTTCACTAATCAAAAGCTTTTGATACCTCTTGTGACGAAAGAAGAGTATGCGACGACGAGCGGTGCTCAGCACGCTGGCCACGGGTACCACCGCTGGCTGTATCGGTGGGATTCTCGGACTGTCATCGGACGACTCTCGATTCACCATCGAGAACGATTCGGTGCCGGACGGACTGCCAGCGACGCTTTCCGCGACGCTCGTTTCGGGTGCGACTGCGGAGCATCCGCCGATGCTCCGCGTAACGTTCGAATGTACCGCAGAATCCAAACAGGCGATTCGATTCGGCTACCCCAGTCCGTTTTCGGATGTCGTCAGCGCCGACACGGATGGGTCGAGACTCGTCCTCCAGTACAAACCCGATTCGAACGACAGACGTAACGGATGCTGGCAAAGCGGCCACCTCGGCGGGCGGGGAACGACCGAGCGACAGACGCTCGAACCCGGCGAGAAATCACAGGTCGAATGGGCAGTTCTTAGTTACGCGAAAAACGAATCGTGCTTTCCGAGCGGTCGCTACCGATTCGAAGACCAGTACAGCGTCGGTGGCGAAACGTACAGTTGGGGATTCTGGTTCCGAGTACGGTGAATCTGCTGGACGAGTGTTGCGTTCTCAGGTTCTGAAATCGAAGTTCGGCGCGTCTTCTGGCCTGAGTGGAACGTGTGGGTCAAGTTCCTCGCCGTCTTCGAATTTGATGAAGTTGAGGTAGTACAGTTCGCCACAGCCATCTTCGTCGGTTTCACTCGCTCCGCAAACGATTTGCACGCCGTCCGCGTCCTCGAAATCGTCGTAGGCGTTTTCGTACTCCCAGCCATCTAAGGGGTCTGCGGTCACCGACTTGTCGGCGAGGTTGGCGTCGCGTTCCAGTGTGACGATTGCGCCGCAGTGAGGGCAGTAGTAGCGGACAGGGACAGTCATCGTTGGAGGTTGGTGACGAACGGACGTAAACTGTGCGTCGGCGCGTCGGTTCGTCCCGGCGAACCGACGCGCCATTCGAGAAAGCGCAAACCCAGAACAATCTTGTAGCCCGGCGAACACCGTTAGTGCATGATAGACGAGACAGTCGAGGAGATACAGGAGATGCAAACGCACAGCTCCTCGACCGTCGCGGTCAAGGCTGCCCGCGCGTTAGAAGACCTCCTTAGCCGTGATTTCGAGACGGTCGAAGAGTTCGAGCGAGCGCTCGACCACAACAGCAACGCCCTCCGTCGTGCGAATCCCTCTCATGCATCGCTCGTCACGACACAGAGGGCAATCGTAAAGATGGTTACGGACGCAGAAAGCGAATCGGTCGAGCAGTCAAAAGACCAGATGCAACAGGCCATCGACAGCGTGGTCGAACAGGTCGTCACGGCAAAGCGTCGGGCCGCCGAAAACGCCACCCCGCAGTTCGAGGACGGGATGACCGTCATGACTCACGACTACTCCTCGACGGTGCTTGAGGCGGTCGAAAACGCCGTCACCAAGGGTTCCTATCTCGACGTGTACGTGCTGGAAGCCAGACCGCGCTACCTCGGACGCAAAACCGCCCGCGTCCTCGGCGAAATCGACCAAGTCGATGTGACGCTCATCATCGACAGCGCGGCGGGCCACTATCTGCCCAAGTGTGACCGCGTGTTCACCGGGATGGACTGTATCGTTGACGGAACCCTCTACAACCGCGTCGGGACGTTCCCGCTCGTCGCCACCGCGAACGAGGTGAACGTTCCCGTCACTACCGTCGGTTCCAGCGCGAAAATCGTCGGCGAGGCGTTCCGCTTCGAGAACGATTTCAGGTCGGCCAGCGAAGTCATTCGAGAACCGGCCGAAGGGTTTTCCGTGGAGAATCCTGCCTACGATGCAACTCCCACTAACATGCTCGATTCCGTCGTGACGGACGAGGGAACGTGGGAATACTGAACTGAAACGGTCGTTATTCTACTCGACGTTTACCTACTCGACGTTCACCCACTCGCCGTTTTCATCACTTCTCTCAATCGTATTCAACACCTTCTGCACTTTTAGCCCGTCCGCGAAGTTCGGATGATATTCCTCCTCCGAATCGACTGCGGAGAGGAACTCGTAATTCTCGTGGACGAAGGTGTGTTCCCACCCGATGACGTGGCCCGGCGGCCACCAGTGGTCGATGTAGGGGTCGGATTCGTCGGTGACGAGAATTGTCTCATAGCCCCGGTTGTCGTCCCGCAGGAGTTCCAGTTCATTGAGGCGTTCGAGCGAGAACTTCAGGCTTCCTTCCGAGCCGTGAACCTCGATTGTGTGGTCGTTTTTGTGTCCCGTGGCGAACCGGGAAGCTTCGAACGTTCCCATTACGCCGCCTTCCAGTTCAGCCTGCGCGGAGTAGGCGTCGTCCACCGTGACTGGTTTAGTTTCGTCTTCTCCTTCTACCGGGCGCTCGCCCACGAAGGTTCGGAGGTGACCCGACACGCGCTCTACGTCGCCCACGAGGAACTGCGCGAGGTCGATGGTGTGCGCGCCGAGGTCGCCGAGCGCGCCACTGCCCGCCAACTCCGCGTCGTTGCGCCACGACCACGGAGCTTCGGGGTCAACCAGCCAGTCCTGCAAGTACGTTCCTCGGAACTGGTGAATCTCGCCGAGTTCGCTGTCCTCGATGAGTTGCTTAGCGTACCGAATCGCCGGAACGAACCGATAGTTGAACGCAGTCGCGGTCGGTACCCCCGCCGATTCCGCCGCGTCGGCCATTCGCTCCGCGTCTGAGAGGTTTGCGGCCAGTGGTTTTTCCGAGAGAACCGGGGTGCCTGCTTCCAGCGCGGCGATGGAGGGTTCTGCGTGGACGAAATTTGGCCCAAGGTTGTAGAACACGTCCACCTCGGCTACGACTTCCTCCCAGTCCGTGCTGGTGTTTTCGAATCCGAGGCGGTCTGCGGCCTCCGTCAGTGCTTTTTCGTCTCTCCCGACGAGAACGTGGCGCTCTACGTCCGGCGCGTCCGGGAAGAACATCGGTAGGCGGGCGAGGGCGTTCGCGTGGGCTTTCCCCATGAATCGGTAGCCTAACACTCCGACTTTGAGACTCATGGGTTGGGGTACTTTGTGCGACCGCTTAGTGTTTGATGGCCCGCGATGAATTCGTGGTCGAGAGTAGATTGGTTTCGTTGGTGTAAAAACGGCTTTTCGACCCTCTGTTTGTTCGATTTTGCTAGTTGTTGCTGACTCCAATGACACTACACGCATGACGGAATAGCAGTACTAGATTCGAGTCAGTGTCTGTTTGTCGGTAGCAAGTCACGACTCCAATCATACCGCCACCGTCAGTATCCCCACTCCTCCCCGCCAGCGCGGGAATGCACTCACGCCTCACTGTCGTTCGGCATTCGTGCGAATCGAGCTGGCGCACCCTTGTGGTTAGTCAATCAAGCGATATGGCGCGCGCTGGCGTGGCATCGAGGAGTTCACCTCCGAGAAGGTGAGCCAAAGCCGCGCGAGGGATGACTGAGGAACGCAGTGACGAAAGAATCGGTTGGGGAGGCGTGTGGCGAACGAGATTTCGAAGAAATCTCGAACGCGAGTAGCGCGGAACTGTGTTCCGCGGACAGTCGAGCGGCGAAGCCGCGAGACGACGGTGCAACCGCGAGCAGGCGGTGCGGCGGCAGTTTCATTGGAGTCGGCATCAGTCTCCGCCAATCGAAACATCACAATCTTCTTGACATTTGTCCGATTATCGTCGTTCCTCACGAAATCCATGTTCGAAAATCACATTCGCGTCTCGGCCCGAGGACTCGTCTGGCGGGACGACGAACTACTCGTCGCTCGGGACGAGAAACCGGGAGAGGACAAGCCATTTTACTACCCTGTCGGCGGCGCGGTCGAGTTCGGGGAATACAGTGAGGACGCCCTTCGCAGGGAGTTCAAGGAGGAATTGGGCGTCTCACTCACGAACGTCACCTACCGCGAAACCTACGAAGGACTGTTCACGTTCGACGGCAATCCCGCGCACGAACTTTGGCGCGTCTACGAAGCGAACATCGTGGAATCGTGGCCCTACGAGCAAGACGAGTTTTCCGGCTACGAAGCCGAGTTCGACGAAGAAATCGAGTGCTTCTGGAAATCCCCGACCGAGTTTTCGGAGGGGAAAGAGACGTTCTATCCCGAACAGATTCTCCCAGATTTGTAGTCTTCTAATTCGCTCTATTCCGCCCAGTAGGCTTCGCCAGGCGTCGTCCTGAACACCACGCGTTCTACCATCTCGACGGCCTTCTCCAACCCTTCGTTCGAACTGGTCAGCGAATCCTCGTGTTCGATGGAGAGGGTGCCGTCGTACTCAATCATCCTGAGCGCACTGACGATGTCCTTCCAGTGCTCTTCGCCGTGGCCGTAGCCGACGGAGCGGAACAGCCACGAGCGGTTCGCTTCCTCGTCGTAGGGCGTCGTGTCGAGGACGCCTTTGTAGCGGGCTTGGGACTCGTAGACTTTCGTGTCCTTGGCGTGGAAGTGGTGGATTGCGTCGTGTTCGCCGAGGAAGCGGATGGCTTCGACGACGTCGATTCCTTGCCAGTAGAGGTGGCTCGGGTCGAAGTTCGTCCCGATTCGTTCGTTCGTCGCGTTCCGAAGTTCGAGCATCCCGACGGGTTCGTGGACGAGCATGTTCGGGTGCATCTCGATTGCCACGTCCACGCCGTGGTCTGCCGCGTGCTCCGCCAAATCGCGCCAGTAGGGGATGGCGACTTCTTCCCACTGGTAGGTGTGCGCCTCGTCGTGTTCCGATGGCCACGGGGCGGTAATCCAGTTCGGCACCTCGTCGTTCGGGCCGCCAGCAGGGAGTCCGGAGAAGCAGGTTACTGTGTCGACACTGAGTTGGTCGGCCAACTGAATTGCCTCGCGGAGTTCGGTGTCGGCTTCTTCTGCCTGCTCGTCGTCGGGATGAAGTGGATTGTTGTGGGTTGCCAGCGCGCTTACGTGCATGTCGTGTTCGGCCAGCAGGGAGTGCAACTCTCCCTGTGCGTCGTCATCGTCCAGATATTCGTC encodes:
- a CDS encoding RtcB family protein — encoded protein: MNTYTAGDITLEQVREYVWEIPQEGDMGTPARVFASEELLEQIADDKTLEQLKNTTHLPGVQKYALCMPDGHQGYGFPVGGVAGIDAENGCISPGAVGYDINCGVRMMRTNLTYDDLHGKEEELVDALFANIPSGLGGGGVVEGDIDAVNDVLDRGMAWALDEGYATEADLAHCEDEGVRQESDPAAISQKAKDRGKNQLGSLGSGNHFLEVQRVTDVFREDVAEAYSLSEDQIVVLIHCGSRGLGHQVCNDYLRKIEKTHSGLLSKLPDKELAAAPAGSQLAEEYYQAMGAAINFAWVNRQLIMHRTRQVFSRVFGQSWEAMEMELLYDVAHNIAKKETHDVNGEEKELFVHRKGATRAFPAGHPEVPGAYIDVGQPIIIPGSMGAGSYVLCGGEESMNLSFGSTAHGAGRVMSRTQAKKDYWGGDVQDELEQEHIYVKAQSGATVAEEAPGVYKDVDEVVKVSDALGIGDKVVRTYPVCNIKG
- a CDS encoding translation initiation factor eIF-2B; its protein translation is MIDETVEEIQEMQTHSSSTVAVKAARALEDLLSRDFETVEEFERALDHNSNALRRANPSHASLVTTQRAIVKMVTDAESESVEQSKDQMQQAIDSVVEQVVTAKRRAAENATPQFEDGMTVMTHDYSSTVLEAVENAVTKGSYLDVYVLEARPRYLGRKTARVLGEIDQVDVTLIIDSAAGHYLPKCDRVFTGMDCIVDGTLYNRVGTFPLVATANEVNVPVTTVGSSAKIVGEAFRFENDFRSASEVIREPAEGFSVENPAYDATPTNMLDSVVTDEGTWEY
- a CDS encoding Gfo/Idh/MocA family protein, whose amino-acid sequence is MSLKVGVLGYRFMGKAHANALARLPMFFPDAPDVERHVLVGRDEKALTEAADRLGFENTSTDWEEVVAEVDVFYNLGPNFVHAEPSIAALEAGTPVLSEKPLAANLSDAERMADAAESAGVPTATAFNYRFVPAIRYAKQLIEDSELGEIHQFRGTYLQDWLVDPEAPWSWRNDAELAGSGALGDLGAHTIDLAQFLVGDVERVSGHLRTFVGERPVEGEDETKPVTVDDAYSAQAELEGGVMGTFEASRFATGHKNDHTIEVHGSEGSLKFSLERLNELELLRDDNRGYETILVTDESDPYIDHWWPPGHVIGWEHTFVHENYEFLSAVDSEEEYHPNFADGLKVQKVLNTIERSDENGEWVNVE
- a CDS encoding NUDIX hydrolase, with translation MFENHIRVSARGLVWRDDELLVARDEKPGEDKPFYYPVGGAVEFGEYSEDALRREFKEELGVSLTNVTYRETYEGLFTFDGNPAHELWRVYEANIVESWPYEQDEFSGYEAEFDEEIECFWKSPTEFSEGKETFYPEQILPDL
- a CDS encoding sugar phosphate isomerase/epimerase family protein; this encodes MDIGVHTPPLYGESLSDALAYLDDIGVDAIEPGVGGYPGDTHLPRDEYLDDDDAQGELHSLLAEHDMHVSALATHNNPLHPDDEQAEEADTELREAIQLADQLSVDTVTCFSGLPAGGPNDEVPNWITAPWPSEHDEAHTYQWEEVAIPYWRDLAEHAADHGVDVAIEMHPNMLVHEPVGMLELRNATNERIGTNFDPSHLYWQGIDVVEAIRFLGEHDAIHHFHAKDTKVYESQARYKGVLDTTPYDEEANRSWLFRSVGYGHGEEHWKDIVSALRMIEYDGTLSIEHEDSLTSSNEGLEKAVEMVERVVFRTTPGEAYWAE